Proteins from a single region of Nocardiopsis dassonvillei subsp. dassonvillei DSM 43111:
- a CDS encoding MBL fold metallo-hydrolase has protein sequence MFWNRKSKKQEGQEATDSAAEAAAEREETTAASGDVAAEDGAKDPAGTAEASAEAADDGAAEPAVDAGELTGAEKDGAAEGSAADEKAEEAGEADGSEDSDADDESDDEEDEAPVKADVFADEGEEAGVTGPDEDGITRVRTAGTFEFDGEEYPVVSNTWIIDADDEGVVVIDPGHDAEAILAAIGEREVYLVACTNAYSPHIESAIKVAEESEAPIALHPREMRAWRRHHGAEHRPEIEVEGQGALDIGKLHIDVLALPGTSPGTVGYYVSERGVVFGGDTLRKGEPGMVGNTYIDYTTQLASIGEALLSLPPDTRILPDRGPATTAAAEGKNFDSWV, from the coding sequence GTGTTCTGGAATCGGAAGTCGAAGAAGCAGGAGGGCCAGGAGGCCACCGATTCCGCTGCGGAGGCCGCGGCGGAGCGCGAGGAGACCACCGCCGCCAGCGGGGACGTGGCCGCGGAGGACGGGGCCAAGGACCCGGCCGGGACCGCCGAGGCCTCCGCCGAGGCCGCCGACGACGGCGCCGCCGAGCCCGCCGTCGACGCCGGGGAGCTCACCGGGGCGGAGAAGGACGGGGCCGCCGAGGGCTCCGCCGCCGACGAGAAGGCGGAGGAGGCCGGGGAGGCGGACGGGTCCGAGGACTCCGACGCGGACGACGAGTCCGACGACGAGGAGGACGAGGCGCCGGTGAAGGCCGACGTCTTCGCCGACGAGGGCGAGGAGGCCGGGGTGACCGGCCCCGACGAGGACGGCATCACGCGCGTGCGCACCGCCGGGACCTTCGAGTTCGACGGCGAGGAGTACCCGGTCGTCAGCAACACCTGGATCATCGACGCCGACGACGAGGGCGTCGTCGTCATCGACCCCGGCCACGACGCCGAGGCGATCCTGGCGGCCATCGGTGAGCGCGAGGTCTACCTGGTGGCCTGCACCAACGCCTACAGCCCCCACATCGAGTCGGCCATCAAGGTCGCCGAGGAGTCCGAGGCCCCCATCGCGCTGCACCCCCGCGAGATGCGCGCCTGGCGCCGCCACCACGGCGCCGAGCACCGCCCCGAGATCGAGGTGGAGGGCCAGGGCGCCCTCGACATCGGCAAGCTGCACATCGACGTCCTGGCCCTGCCCGGCACCTCCCCCGGCACCGTCGGCTACTACGTCAGCGAACGCGGCGTCGTCTTCGGCGGCGACACCCTGCGCAAGGGCGAGCCCGGCATGGTCGGCAACACCTACATCGACTACACCACGCAGCTCGCCTCCATCGGCGAGGCGCTGCTGTCCCTGCCCCCGGACACGCGCATCCTGCCCGACCGCGGCCCGGCCACCACCGCGGCGGCCGAGGGCAAGAACTTCGACTCCTGGGTCTGA
- the recD2 gene encoding SF1B family DNA helicase RecD2: MPDATFRPAVVQGVLERVTYANEENGYTVAKVDTGRGAHDLLTVVGSLMGVQPGEALRMRGRWGSHPQYGRQFHVDDYTTVLPATVQGIRRYLGSGLIKGIGPKMAERIVDHFGTDALEVIEEHPERLIEVPGLGPKRTRLIADAWEEQKAIKEVMVFLQGVEVTTSLAVRIYKKYGDASIQIVQKEPYRLATDVWGIGFKTADTIARAVGIPHDSPQRVMAGIQFTLSESTGDGHVYLPEEKLISAAVKILQVEAGLVIECVAELVATEGVVRETVPGPEGEPVRAVYLLPMHRAEIGLASGLRGLLHAPADRMPAFAGVDWDVALDWLRSRTRADLAEAQREAVRLALSEKVCVLTGGPGCGKSFTVASIVTLAMAKRATIVLAAPTGRAAKRLTEMTGIEARTVHRLLELRPGGDAAYDRDNPLDCDLLVVDEASMLDVILANKLVKAVPPGAHLLFVGDVDQLPSVGAGQVLRDLLDGDSPVPSVRLTHVFRQAQNSGVITNAHRINGGEPPEFHGMSDFFLFPCEESEDAAEMTVDVVARRIPRRFGLDPRRDVQVLTPMKGGPAGAANLNTALQAAVTPSGEHVPERRFGGRVFRVGDKVTQVRNNYDKGENGVFNGTLGVVTGLDEVAQEVLVRTDEDEEIAYDFAELDELAHAYAITVHRSQGSEYPAVVVPVTTSAWMMLQRNLLYTAVTRAKKLVVLVGSRRALAQAVRNASSGRRHTALAHRLRSAGRPPEEPPPPDAP, encoded by the coding sequence GTGCCCGACGCGACCTTCCGACCAGCCGTCGTCCAGGGCGTCCTGGAGCGGGTCACCTACGCCAACGAGGAGAACGGCTACACCGTCGCCAAGGTCGACACGGGCCGGGGCGCGCACGACCTCCTCACCGTCGTGGGCTCCCTCATGGGAGTCCAGCCCGGCGAGGCGCTGCGCATGCGCGGCCGCTGGGGCTCCCACCCGCAGTACGGCCGCCAGTTCCACGTGGACGACTACACGACCGTCCTGCCCGCCACGGTCCAGGGCATCCGCCGCTACCTCGGCTCCGGCCTGATCAAGGGGATCGGCCCCAAGATGGCCGAGCGGATCGTCGACCACTTCGGCACCGACGCCCTGGAGGTCATCGAGGAGCATCCGGAACGGCTCATCGAGGTCCCGGGCCTGGGGCCCAAGCGCACCCGGCTCATCGCCGACGCCTGGGAGGAGCAGAAGGCCATCAAGGAGGTGATGGTCTTCCTCCAGGGCGTGGAGGTCACCACCTCCCTGGCCGTGCGCATCTACAAGAAGTACGGCGACGCCTCCATCCAGATCGTGCAGAAGGAGCCCTACCGCCTGGCCACCGACGTGTGGGGGATCGGCTTCAAGACCGCCGACACCATCGCCCGAGCGGTCGGCATCCCGCACGACAGCCCGCAGCGGGTCATGGCGGGTATCCAGTTCACCCTCTCGGAGTCCACCGGCGACGGGCACGTCTACCTGCCCGAGGAGAAGCTCATCTCGGCGGCCGTGAAGATCCTCCAGGTGGAGGCCGGGCTGGTGATCGAGTGCGTGGCCGAACTCGTGGCCACCGAGGGCGTGGTGCGCGAGACCGTGCCCGGGCCCGAGGGCGAGCCGGTGCGCGCCGTCTACCTGCTGCCCATGCACCGCGCCGAGATCGGTCTCGCCTCCGGCCTGCGCGGCCTGCTCCACGCCCCGGCCGACCGCATGCCCGCGTTCGCCGGGGTGGACTGGGACGTGGCCCTGGACTGGCTGCGCTCGCGCACGCGCGCCGACCTCGCCGAGGCCCAGAGGGAGGCCGTGCGGCTGGCCCTGTCGGAGAAGGTGTGCGTGCTCACCGGCGGGCCCGGCTGCGGCAAGTCCTTCACGGTCGCCTCCATCGTCACCCTGGCCATGGCCAAGCGCGCCACGATCGTCCTGGCCGCGCCCACCGGGCGCGCCGCCAAGCGCCTCACCGAGATGACCGGCATCGAGGCCCGCACGGTGCACCGGCTCCTCGAACTCCGCCCGGGCGGCGACGCCGCCTACGACCGGGACAACCCCCTCGACTGCGACCTGCTGGTGGTGGACGAGGCCTCCATGCTGGACGTGATCCTGGCCAACAAGCTGGTCAAGGCGGTCCCGCCCGGGGCGCACCTGCTGTTCGTCGGCGACGTGGACCAGCTGCCCTCCGTGGGCGCGGGCCAGGTGCTGCGCGACCTGCTGGACGGGGACTCGCCCGTGCCGAGCGTGCGACTGACCCACGTCTTCCGCCAGGCCCAGAACTCCGGGGTGATCACCAACGCCCACCGGATCAACGGCGGCGAGCCGCCGGAGTTCCACGGTATGTCCGACTTCTTCCTCTTCCCCTGCGAGGAGTCCGAGGACGCGGCCGAGATGACCGTGGACGTGGTCGCCCGCCGCATCCCGCGCCGGTTCGGCCTCGACCCGCGCCGGGACGTCCAGGTCCTCACCCCCATGAAGGGCGGCCCGGCCGGGGCGGCCAACCTCAACACGGCCCTCCAGGCCGCCGTGACGCCCTCCGGCGAGCACGTCCCCGAACGCCGGTTCGGCGGGCGCGTCTTCCGCGTCGGAGACAAGGTCACCCAGGTCCGCAACAACTACGACAAGGGCGAGAACGGGGTGTTCAACGGAACGCTCGGCGTGGTCACGGGGCTCGACGAGGTCGCCCAGGAGGTCCTGGTCCGCACCGACGAGGACGAGGAGATCGCCTACGACTTCGCCGAACTCGACGAGCTCGCCCACGCCTACGCCATCACCGTGCACCGCTCCCAGGGCAGCGAGTACCCCGCGGTGGTCGTGCCGGTCACCACCAGCGCCTGGATGATGCTCCAGCGCAACCTGCTCTACACGGCCGTCACGAGGGCCAAGAAGCTGGTGGTCCTGGTCGGCTCCCGCCGCGCCCTGGCCCAGGCGGTGCGCAACGCCTCCTCCGGGCGCAGGCACACGGCCCTGGCGCACCGGCTGCGGTCGGCCGGTCGGCCGCCGGAGGAGCCCCCGCCCCCGGACGCCCCCTGA
- a CDS encoding (deoxy)nucleoside triphosphate pyrophosphohydrolase yields MEQQTLIVVGAVLVRDGRVLAAQRAEPEALRGRWEFPGGKVDPGETPEQALVRECREELGATVRPLHQLGADAPFPAPARRHTRPAVLRLWRAELVEGEPRPLEHLSLRWLAADELRGPDWLPADVPFLDLVEPLLTPGAVPRS; encoded by the coding sequence GTGGAACAGCAGACCCTGATCGTGGTGGGCGCCGTCCTCGTCCGTGACGGCCGCGTCCTGGCCGCCCAGCGCGCCGAACCCGAGGCCCTGCGCGGCCGGTGGGAGTTCCCCGGCGGCAAGGTCGATCCGGGGGAGACCCCGGAGCAGGCCCTGGTCCGCGAGTGCCGCGAGGAACTCGGCGCCACCGTCCGACCCCTGCACCAGCTCGGCGCGGACGCGCCCTTCCCCGCGCCCGCCAGGAGGCACACGCGCCCCGCCGTGCTGCGGCTCTGGCGCGCGGAACTGGTCGAGGGGGAGCCCCGGCCCCTGGAGCACCTGTCCCTGCGCTGGCTCGCCGCCGACGAACTGCGCGGACCGGACTGGCTGCCCGCCGACGTGCCCTTCCTCGACCTCGTCGAACCCCTGCTCACCCCGGGCGCCGTCCCCCGCTCCTGA
- a CDS encoding DUF6758 family protein: MKSEPTCPRCGRAVQPPGLWTSAWQCDAHGPVAPLQEVRAPGAAALEALLPQAHVPVWIPWPLPANWVVTGFAEAGDDRSGALATAVALSGPDLVGGVGEVVIVAEDPGIGLGARLAGLEGPDPGDGFDASAADAKVRFDGHEIALWSLDVGPDRAVYTGEALAQWLWLVFASADTGVLMCEIGSLRDLRDIRDGGLSLEPPFGAPSPFLTQALAPRRDPD, from the coding sequence ATGAAGTCCGAGCCCACGTGTCCCCGTTGCGGGCGCGCGGTCCAGCCTCCGGGGCTGTGGACCAGCGCCTGGCAGTGTGACGCCCACGGGCCGGTGGCGCCCCTCCAGGAGGTGCGCGCCCCCGGGGCGGCCGCGCTGGAGGCACTCCTGCCCCAGGCGCACGTCCCGGTCTGGATCCCCTGGCCGCTGCCCGCCAACTGGGTGGTCACCGGCTTCGCCGAGGCCGGTGACGACCGCAGCGGCGCCCTCGCCACGGCCGTGGCCCTCTCCGGGCCCGACCTGGTCGGCGGTGTCGGCGAGGTGGTCATCGTCGCCGAGGACCCGGGGATCGGGCTCGGCGCCCGCCTCGCCGGGCTGGAGGGCCCCGACCCAGGCGACGGCTTCGACGCCTCCGCCGCCGACGCCAAGGTGCGCTTCGACGGCCACGAGATCGCCCTGTGGAGCCTGGACGTGGGCCCCGACCGCGCCGTCTACACCGGCGAGGCGCTCGCCCAGTGGCTGTGGCTGGTCTTCGCCTCCGCCGACACCGGCGTGCTCATGTGCGAGATCGGTTCCCTGCGGGACCTGCGCGACATCCGTGACGGCGGGCTCTCCCTGGAACCGCCCTTCGGCGCCCCCAGCCCCTTCCTCACCCAGGCCCTGGCGCCCCGGCGGGACCCGGACTGA
- the typA gene encoding translational GTPase TypA gives MSSATPVEGSARRSDLRNVAIVAHVDHGKTTLVDAMLWQSGVFRENQDVDDRVMDSNDLEREKGITILAKNTAVHYTTPEGEDVVINIIDTPGHADFGGEVERGLSMVDGVVLLVDASEGPLPQTRFVLRKALQAKLPVILVINKVDRPDSRIAEVVDDTYELFMDLDADESQIEFPIVYACARDGKASLERPANGTVPDNDNLVPLFSTILDTIPAPEYIPEAPLQAHVTNLDASPFLGRLALCRIQQGELRKGQQVAWIRTDGSTQQVKITELLMTEGLERKPAEKAGPGDIVAIAGIEDIMIGETLADLENPVPLPLIQVDEPAISMTIGTNTSPLVGKVKGAKVTARLVKDRLDKELVGNVSLRVLPTERPDAWEVQGRGELALAILVEQMRREGYELTVGKPQVVTRVVDGKVHEPVERLTVDAPEEYMGAITQLLSIRKGRMENMVNHGTGWVRMDWLVPSRGLIGFRTEFLTETRGTGIAHHVFEKFEPWFGELRTRPNGSLVADRAGSAVAFAMFNLQERGTLFVEPGTEVYEGMIVGENSRADDMDVNITKEKKLTNMRSATGDELVRLVPPRKLSLEQALEFCREDECVEVTPEHVRIRKVVLDQKERGRMTANKKRQQQ, from the coding sequence ATGTCCAGCGCTACGCCCGTCGAGGGCTCCGCACGCCGCAGCGACCTCCGCAACGTCGCGATCGTGGCCCATGTGGACCACGGCAAGACGACCCTCGTTGACGCCATGCTCTGGCAGTCCGGTGTGTTCCGGGAGAACCAGGACGTCGATGACCGGGTGATGGACTCCAACGACCTGGAGCGCGAGAAGGGCATCACCATTCTCGCCAAGAACACGGCCGTCCACTACACCACGCCCGAGGGCGAGGACGTGGTCATCAACATCATCGACACCCCCGGCCACGCCGACTTCGGCGGCGAGGTCGAGCGCGGCCTGTCGATGGTCGACGGCGTGGTCCTGCTCGTGGACGCCAGCGAGGGCCCCCTCCCGCAGACCCGCTTCGTGCTGCGCAAGGCCCTCCAGGCCAAGCTCCCCGTCATCCTCGTGATCAACAAGGTCGACCGGCCCGACAGCCGGATCGCCGAGGTCGTGGACGACACCTACGAGCTGTTCATGGACCTGGACGCCGACGAGTCGCAGATCGAGTTCCCGATCGTCTACGCCTGCGCCCGCGACGGCAAGGCCTCCCTGGAGCGCCCCGCCAACGGCACGGTGCCCGACAACGACAACCTCGTGCCGCTGTTCAGCACCATCCTGGACACCATCCCGGCCCCCGAGTACATCCCCGAGGCCCCGCTCCAGGCGCACGTGACCAACCTGGACGCCTCCCCGTTCCTCGGCCGCCTGGCGCTGTGCCGCATCCAGCAGGGCGAGCTGCGCAAGGGCCAGCAGGTCGCGTGGATCCGCACCGACGGCAGCACCCAGCAGGTCAAGATCACCGAGCTGCTCATGACCGAGGGCCTGGAGCGCAAGCCCGCCGAGAAGGCCGGGCCCGGCGACATCGTCGCCATCGCCGGTATCGAGGACATCATGATCGGCGAGACCCTCGCCGACCTGGAGAACCCGGTCCCGCTGCCGCTCATCCAGGTGGACGAGCCCGCCATCTCCATGACCATCGGCACCAACACCTCGCCGCTGGTCGGCAAGGTCAAGGGCGCCAAGGTCACCGCGCGCCTGGTCAAGGACCGCCTCGACAAGGAGCTCGTCGGCAACGTCTCCCTGCGGGTCCTGCCCACCGAGCGCCCCGACGCCTGGGAGGTGCAGGGCCGCGGCGAGCTGGCGCTGGCCATCCTGGTCGAGCAGATGCGCCGCGAGGGCTACGAGCTGACCGTCGGCAAGCCGCAGGTGGTCACCCGGGTCGTGGACGGCAAGGTGCACGAGCCCGTCGAGCGCCTCACCGTGGACGCCCCCGAGGAGTACATGGGCGCCATCACGCAGCTGCTCAGCATCCGCAAGGGCCGCATGGAGAACATGGTCAACCACGGCACCGGCTGGGTGCGCATGGACTGGCTGGTGCCCTCCCGCGGCCTCATCGGCTTCCGCACCGAGTTCCTCACCGAGACCCGCGGCACCGGTATCGCCCACCACGTCTTCGAGAAGTTCGAGCCGTGGTTCGGCGAGCTGCGCACCCGCCCCAACGGGTCCCTGGTGGCCGACCGCGCCGGCTCGGCCGTCGCGTTCGCGATGTTCAACCTCCAGGAGCGCGGCACGCTCTTCGTCGAGCCGGGCACCGAGGTCTACGAGGGCATGATCGTGGGCGAGAACTCGCGCGCCGACGACATGGACGTCAACATCACCAAGGAGAAGAAGCTCACCAACATGCGCTCGGCCACCGGCGACGAGCTGGTGCGCCTGGTGCCGCCGCGCAAGCTGTCCCTGGAGCAGGCCCTGGAGTTCTGCCGCGAGGACGAGTGCGTGGAGGTCACCCCCGAGCACGTGCGCATCCGCAAGGTCGTCCTGGACCAGAAGGAGCGCGGCCGCATGACGGCCAACAAGAAGCGCCAGCAGCAGTAG
- a CDS encoding PHP domain-containing protein, which yields MTRIDLHAHSSVSDGTDTPAEVVEHAVAAGLDVLALTDHDTVGGIGEAAQNLPPGFTLVPGMELSCAHAGSSVHLVCYLFDPDDPALDGELRRVRSDRASRAEEMVRKLHENGVGVTWERVLEIAGAGRDEYADANTIGRPHLARAIVEAGAAKDVQDAFDRWIGSGGPAYVSRYAIDPVRAVELVRAAGGVCSLAHPGRAEGALNGAVPLELVERMAGAGLGAIEADHPSHNRHQARHWRGVAEELGVLVTGSSDDHGSLTGRRLGCRTTDPEAFERLVAPATGAPLLRG from the coding sequence GTGACACGTATCGACCTGCACGCCCACAGCTCGGTCTCCGACGGAACCGACACGCCCGCCGAAGTCGTCGAGCACGCGGTCGCCGCGGGTCTCGACGTGCTCGCCCTCACCGACCACGACACGGTCGGCGGCATCGGGGAGGCGGCCCAGAACCTGCCCCCCGGATTCACCCTGGTCCCCGGGATGGAGCTCTCCTGCGCCCACGCGGGGTCCAGCGTCCACCTGGTGTGCTACCTGTTCGACCCCGACGACCCCGCGCTCGACGGTGAACTGCGCCGGGTCCGCTCCGACCGCGCCTCCCGCGCCGAGGAGATGGTCCGCAAGCTCCACGAGAACGGGGTCGGCGTCACCTGGGAGCGGGTGCTGGAGATCGCGGGCGCCGGCCGCGACGAGTACGCCGACGCCAACACGATCGGCCGCCCGCACCTGGCCCGCGCGATCGTGGAGGCGGGCGCGGCCAAGGACGTGCAGGACGCCTTCGACCGCTGGATCGGCTCCGGCGGCCCGGCCTACGTCTCGCGGTACGCGATCGACCCGGTCCGCGCGGTGGAGCTGGTCCGGGCGGCGGGCGGGGTCTGCTCGCTGGCGCACCCGGGGCGGGCGGAGGGCGCCCTCAACGGCGCGGTCCCCCTCGAACTCGTGGAGCGCATGGCCGGGGCGGGCCTGGGGGCGATCGAGGCCGACCACCCCTCGCACAACCGGCACCAGGCCCGCCACTGGCGGGGCGTGGCCGAGGAGCTGGGCGTGCTGGTCACCGGCTCCAGCGACGACCACGGAAGCCTCACCGGCCGCCGCCTGGGGTGCAGGACCACCGACCCGGAGGCGTTCGAACGGCTGGTGGCGCCCGCGACGGGCGCCCCCCTTCTGCGCGGGTGA
- a CDS encoding alpha/beta fold hydrolase produces the protein MRRADLNLSYGPVAALRALPTSGGPELAPAVLVHGFTGSKEDFISLLQSLAQAGREVVAIDLPGTYESPGPESLSPPPGVRRPDYGLPSLGAVVTEVMDQIGDGGPVHLLGHSFGGLVSREAALVEMAPLASLTLLCSGPGALSGPGANTASALIAAVSINPTAERLRELWEEQFDSVARARSPRPEIRDFLRERLLRSSAVGLMHMAEELVSAPDRVDEVARVEVPKLVLYGENDEAWPLEEQDRMAERLGAKRLVVPGAGHSPNVEAPETVASALTAFWNEAESVGRR, from the coding sequence GTGCGACGCGCCGATCTGAACCTGTCGTACGGTCCGGTGGCCGCCCTGCGGGCGCTGCCCACCTCCGGCGGCCCCGAACTCGCCCCCGCTGTCCTGGTGCACGGGTTCACCGGCAGCAAGGAGGACTTCATCTCCCTCCTCCAGAGCCTGGCCCAGGCCGGGCGGGAGGTGGTCGCGATCGACCTGCCCGGCACCTACGAGTCGCCGGGCCCCGAATCCCTCTCCCCTCCCCCGGGCGTGCGCAGACCGGACTACGGCCTGCCCTCCCTGGGCGCGGTGGTCACCGAGGTCATGGACCAGATCGGTGACGGCGGCCCCGTCCATCTGCTGGGCCACTCCTTCGGCGGGCTGGTCTCCCGCGAGGCCGCGCTGGTGGAGATGGCCCCGCTGGCCTCGCTCACCCTCCTGTGCTCGGGCCCCGGCGCCCTGAGCGGCCCGGGCGCGAACACGGCGAGCGCCCTCATCGCCGCCGTGTCCATCAACCCCACCGCCGAGCGGCTCCGCGAGCTGTGGGAGGAGCAGTTCGACTCCGTGGCGCGGGCCCGCAGCCCCCGGCCCGAGATCCGCGACTTCCTGCGCGAGCGGCTGCTCAGGAGCAGCGCCGTGGGCCTGATGCACATGGCCGAGGAGCTGGTGTCCGCGCCGGACCGCGTGGACGAGGTGGCCCGGGTGGAGGTCCCCAAGCTGGTCCTGTACGGCGAGAACGACGAAGCCTGGCCGCTGGAGGAGCAGGACCGGATGGCCGAGCGGCTGGGCGCCAAGCGCCTCGTGGTGCCCGGCGCCGGTCACTCCCCCAACGTGGAGGCGCCCGAGACCGTCGCGAGCGCGCTGACCGCGTTCTGGAACGAGGCGGAGTCGGTGGGCCGCCGCTGA